The Schistocerca serialis cubense isolate TAMUIC-IGC-003099 chromosome 10, iqSchSeri2.2, whole genome shotgun sequence genome includes a region encoding these proteins:
- the LOC126425250 gene encoding uncharacterized protein LOC126425250: MYNIRGKILVDGSVTRLQYHKYKPFGQPAFAPNDYISLVILSENTYLLPSVSRLCIERRLLNAEGQGKSSDTELTKNCALYLFSDIQYRLNNQIIDHVRNPGIATLMKGYVSFTACEANALQNAGWGTIDDLKKLVDGDGRFNFCIPLKMILGFAEDYKKNTLNSVINWS, encoded by the coding sequence ATGTACAATATAAGAGGAAAAATACTCGTCGACGGCTCTGTTACTCGCCTTCAGTATCATAAGTATAAACCTTTTGGTCAACCAGCTTTTGCTCCAAACGATTACATATCACTTGTTATACTAAGTGAAAACACTTACCTGTTACCTTCTGTGAGCCGGTTGTGTATTGAAAGACGGCTTCTTAATGCAGAGGGACAAGGGAAATCTAGCGATACTGAGTTAACTAAAAACTGTGCACTTTACCTGTTTTCAGACATTCAGTACCGTCTCAATAACCAAATTATTGATCATGTGCGTAATCCAGGAATTGCAACATTAATGAAAGGGTATGTTTCGTTTACAGCATGTGAAGCTAATGCTTTGCAAAATGCTGGCTGGGGCACAATAGATGATTTGAAAAAACTAGTCGATGGTGATGGACGTTTCAATTTTTGCATCCCACTGAAAATGATATTGGGCTTTGCAGAGGATTATAAAAAGAATACTTTAAATTCTGTCATCAACTGGAGCTGA